From Camelus bactrianus isolate YW-2024 breed Bactrian camel chromosome 16, ASM4877302v1, whole genome shotgun sequence, the proteins below share one genomic window:
- the FLCN gene encoding folliculin encodes MNAIVALCHFCELHGPRTLFCTEVLHAPLPQGAGNGDSPGRAEQAEEEEGGIQMSSRIRAHSPAEGASAESSSPGPKKSDMCEGCRSLAAGHPGYISHDQETSIKYVSHQHPNHPQLFSVVRQACVRSLSCEVCPGREGPIFFGDEQHGFVFSHTFFIKDSLARGFQRWYSIIAIMMDRIYLINSWPFLLGKIRGIIDELQDKALKVFEAEQFGCPQRAQRMNTAFTPFLHQRNGNAARSLTSLTNDDSLWACLHTSFAWLLKACGSRLTEKLLEGAPTEDTLVQMEQLADLEEESEGWDNSEAEEEEKAPVLPEGAGGRELTEGPADPSSLSDCGNWQPRKPSVFKSLRHMRQVLGAPSFRTLAWHVLMGNQVIWKSRDADLVHSAFEVLRTMLPVGCVRVIPYSSQYEEAYRCNFLGLSPHVHIPSHVLSSEFAVVVEARPATRSGPQPVGCEDAQSLSKHEFVVTSGSPVAADRVGPTILNKMEAALTNQNLSVDVVDQCLVCLKEEWMNKVKVLFKFTKVDSRPKEDTQKLLSILGASEEDNVKLLKFWMTGLSKTYKSHLMSTVRSPTASEPRT; translated from the exons ATGAATGCCATTGTTGCGCTCTGCCACTTCTGCGAGCTCCATGGGCCCCGCACGCTCTTCTGCACGGAGGTCCTGCATGCACCACTCCCGCAGGGCGCTGGGAACGGGGACAGCCCTGGCCGGGCCGAGCAggccgaggaggaggagggcggcATCCAGATGAGCAGTCGGATCCGCGCCCACAGCCCCGCCGAGGGGGCCAGCGCCGAGTCCAGCAGCCCAGGACCCAAAAAGTCAGACATGTGCGAG GGCTGCCGGTCACTTGCCGCAGGGCACCCTGGGTACATCAGCCATGATCAGGAGACCTCGATTAAATACGTCAGCCACCAGCACCCCAACCATCCCCAGCTCTTCAGCGTTGTCCGCCAGGCCTGCGTGCGGAGCCTGAGCTGCGAG GTCTGCCCCGGCCGCGAGGGCCCCATCTTCTTCGGGGACGAGCAGCATGGCTTTGTGTTCAGCCACACCTTCTTCATCAAAGACAGCCTGGCCAGGGGCTTCCAGCGCTGGTACAGCATCATCGCCATCATGATGGACCGCATTTACCTCATCAACTCCTGGCCCTTCCTGCTTGGGAAGATCCGAGGCATCATCGATGAGCTCCAGGACAAGGCTCTCAAG GTGTTTGAAGCGGAGCAGTTTGGATGCCCGCAGCGCGCACAGAGGATGAACACAGCCTTCACGCCGTTCCTGCACCAGAGGAACGGGAACGCTGCCCGCTCGCTGACGTCCTTGACCAACGACGACAGTTTGTGGGCGTGCCTTCACACCTCCTTCGCTTG GCTTCTGAAAGCATGCGGCAGCCGGCTGACCGAGAAGCTCCTGGAAGGCGCGCCCACTGAGGACACCTTGGTCCAGATGGAACAGCTTGCGG ACTTAGAAGAGGAGTCAGAAGGCTGGGACAACTCTGAggctgaagaggaggaaaaagctCCTGTCCTGCCGGAGGGCGCAGGAGGGCGGGAGCTGACCGAAGGCCCAGCAGACCCTTCCTCACTCTCAGACTGTGGAAACTGGCAGCCCCGAAAGCCATCTGTCTTTAAGTCCCTTCGGCATATGAGGCAG GTCCTGGGCGCGCCCTCGTTTCGCACGTTGGCCTGGCACGTCCTCATGGGGAACCAGGTGATCTGGAAAAGCAGAGACGCAGACCTCGTCCATTCAGCTTTTGAAGTTCTTCGG ACCATGCTGCCAGTGGGCTGTGTCCGCGTCATCCCCTACAGCAGCCAGTACGAGGAGGCCTACCGCTGCAACTTCCTAGGGCTCAGCCCGCACGTGCACATCCCCTCCCACGTGCTGTCCTCAG AGTTTGCGGTCGTCGTGGAGGCCCGGCCGGCAACCCGCTCTGGCCCGCAGCCAGTGGGCTGCGAGGACGCCCAGTCTCTCAGCAAGCACGAGTTCGTGGTGACCAGTGGGAGTCCTGTCGCTGCGGACCGAG TTGGCCCCACCATCCTGAATAAAATGGAAGCTGCTTTGACCAACCAGAACCTGTCCGTGGATGTGGTGGACCAGTGCCTGGTCTGCCTGAAGGAGGAGTGGATGAA CAAAGTGAAGGTCCTTTTCAAATTCACCAAGGTGGATAGTCGACCCAAAGAGGACACGCAGAAGCTCCTGAGTATCCTGGGAGCGTCCGAGGAGGACAATGTCAAGCTGCTCAAATTCTGGATGACAGGCCTGAGCAAAACCTACAAGTCGCACCTCATGTCCACGGTCCGAAGCCCCACAGCCTCTGAGCCTCGCACCTGA